In the genome of Syntrophorhabdus sp., the window ACCTTCCAACACAAAAACGGGGTAGACGGGAATTTCCCGTCCGTGTCGTTTTTGAGGCCTTTTCGCGAATGATATCGTGCAGTTGGAGTGGAAAACCATCCGACAACGGGGTGATATGCCAATGATTCCGGTGGGTTACAGAGCACGGGCGAAGGCCTTTTTCCCCGGGGAGCGGGCCGTGCTGAAACTTTTTTTAAAAAAAAGATTCGACAATTATTGCCGCTGCGAAGCCGCGCCAATAGGGCGTTTGCGAGGGGTTCGACTTGACATCTTTGTATTCTGTGCTATAATATATACATGAGATACAAACAACACAAAGGAGAAAACATGGAAGACAAGGACAACGGCAAAGTCATCAGGGTCCGCAATGTTCCCGAGAAATTGCACGAGGAATTCAAAATCCTCGCGATTCGGGAGGGCGTGAGCATGGAGGCGCTGATGTTGAGGCTGATCACCGAACACGTGAAAAAGAAGGGAGGAAAATAGCCATGGCGATGGAAATTCCTCGAGAAGAACTGTCCCGAGCCCTGGACTCCCTCGCATCCCTCTCGAAGACCCCCGACTTCAACGACGCCATGGAGGTTGTCTGGTTCGCCTTCAATCCCAAGAAGGACAAAGAGACCTTCGACCGCATGTCGCTGCTCACCACGCTTTTCCGGGGGAGCCTCGACGGGAACGTGAAACCGCCGATCGATCTCCCCGGAATGTACCAGGAAAGGTACCAAAGGAGGACCGCATGACACAAAACGACATCAACGCGCCGGGCGAGGACGGCCACACACCGCTCCACTGGGCGTGCGGACAGGGCCATATCGCCCTCGCCCGTCTTCTCCTCGAGCATGGGGCGGACGTGAATGTGAGGGAGGGCCGGAACAACCGCACCGGCCTCCACCTGGCGTGCCTGGAGGGCCACACCGACACCGCCCGCCTCCTCCTGGAACACAGGGCAGAGGTGAACGCGAGGGACAGGGTCGGTTGTGCTCCCCTCCACCTGGCGTGCATGGGGGGCGGTCACCCCGACATCGTCCGGCTCCTCCTCGAGCACGGGGCGGACATCACCACCAGGGACGGCCGGGACCACACACCCCTCCACCTGGCGATGAAACTCCCTCCCGACAACCCCGCCCGCGAAGAGCTCCTCGATCTCTTCCGCGAGTATGCCCCGGAGCTCGTGATGGAGGCGTACTGCTCGCCGGGCCCAGGAGGAGGACGATGAACCAGGAACAGATATTCATTGCAATCGACCATGGCAGCGTAGACGCGGTCAGGGAGGCCCTGGAGGCCGGCGCGGACATGGAGGCGCGGAACGAGCACGGCCGCACCCCGCTGCATTGGGCATGCGGACAGGGCCACACCGACATCGTCCGTCTCCTCATCGAGGCCGGGGCGGACGTGAACGAACGGAGCTGGAAAATGGTCACCCCGCTCCATGAGGCATGCGGACAGGGCCACCCTGACGTTGCCCGTCTCCTCCTCTCCCACGGGGCGGATCCAAATGCGCGGCACAGGCGTGGCCACACCCCCCTGCACTGGGCATGTGAGCAGCGCCACCCTGATGTCGTCCGCCTCCTCATCGAACACGGCGCCGACGTGGAGGCGCGGGACGACTATGACCACACCCCCCTCGACGTGGCGATGAAGCTCTCTCCTTCCAACCCCGCCCGCGAGGAGATCCTAGATCTCTTCCGCGAGTATGCCCCGGAGCTCGTGATGGAGGCGTGGTGCACGCAGGCCTGATGCCTG includes:
- a CDS encoding ankyrin repeat domain-containing protein — its product is MTQNDINAPGEDGHTPLHWACGQGHIALARLLLEHGADVNVREGRNNRTGLHLACLEGHTDTARLLLEHRAEVNARDRVGCAPLHLACMGGGHPDIVRLLLEHGADITTRDGRDHTPLHLAMKLPPDNPAREELLDLFREYAPELVMEAYCSPGPGGGR